The Cryptococcus gattii WM276 chromosome B, complete sequence genome has a segment encoding these proteins:
- a CDS encoding uncharacterized protein (Similar to TIGR gene model, INSD accession AAW40653.1), translating into MPRSADDPIAQAEQSHYHSPIYSAMGAAQMSFRPINQIHQHLCGLHIYAHDTKRAVKAHHFCTHLRHDLHQCVIYDSDQPNARLIGIEYLIPESVFVTLPADEKKYWHSHKYEVDSGMLVLGTKSLVPNAVSDIAERPAMLELHHTYGKTTHTWQFDVHPDLPLGPPQLMMAYTDDSQVDRQALKERDEALGVSTEAKREVRKGYLKKEDLDRPPAEGADCCWEGKLGQWEYVEQ; encoded by the exons ATGCCACGTTCCGCTGACGACCCCATTGCTCAAGCCGAACAGAGTCACTACCATTCTCCCATTTACAGTGCTATGGGTGCCGCTCAGATGAGCTTTCGGCCTATCAACCAGATCCACCAACACCTCTGTGGTCTACACATCTACGCTCATGATACAAAGCGCGCAGTAAAGGCACACCATTTTTGCACACATCTCAGACATGATCTACACCAGTGTGTGATCTATGACAGCGACCAGCCCAATGCCAGGCTTATCGGAATTGAATACCTAATCCCTGAAAGTGTTTTTGTCACACTACCAGCGGATGAAAAGAAG TACTGGCACTCCCATAAATATGAAGTCGACTCTGGCATGCTCGTGCTGGGGACTAAGTCACTCGTTCCTA ACGCTGTCAGCGACATTGCCGAACGCCCCGCCATGCTTGAGCTTCACCACACGTACGGCAAAACCACGCACACCTGGCAATTCGATGTTCACCCTGATCTTCCCCTCGGTCCTCCCCAGCTCATGATGGCATATACAGACGACTCCCAGGTGGACCGCCAGGCCCTAAAGGAGCGAGATGAAGCACTGGGTGTATCGACTGAAGCAAAGCGGGAAGTGCGGAAGGGTTATTTGAAAAAGGAGGATTTGGATAGGCCTCCGGCGGAAGGAGCCGATTGTTGTTGGGAGGGAAAGCTGGGGCAGTGGGAGTACGTTGAGCAGTAG
- a CDS encoding Hypothetical protein (Similar to TIGR gene model, INSD accession EAL23390.1; CNBA0400), with product MYPDAGPSRPASYPPKPLVATPGRSPRSGPSRWDEFERDRDRDRDAYSATTRPYPIPPWSSRPPPRQPVRPYLGIASQPRSFSPSPPRRLYDREWERDRDRERARDRERDRERDWERDRDRSYDVRDRLALDPGFRSGVGAAGDLNNQPPRRPVGFSSAPSRAPDREGWSREDRRWVGDRRDDRDRYEPPPRGPPPRPIASSMPHRYPSERPRSPPSAPRGPRPVTAQPPASLYPPRIPPGPKSQGPPVRDDRDREFGPRRTSGPNGLSSINLVTAQSLSAQPSPTHSKFSPTTAYIPKAPSSASGSNSPIDPRHTRDLGRPQSLPPRSTAPSLLPIKTEIEPRPVPESQDLEEGEVVSPVQTTRNPSWDYPEGRRRAWTPPRDRDREHWEREREREREWLRERNRGRERDRDLDRRRPSPVLSSWANKRRTDEPGEDGELRSSQAEITTEKQIGELKWEPGRTDLPTTPPVPPPPSLPDADESMRDGTPVKEEKEASPVEQPAVNPVRVTATKTEDPVSSVQLPIDISNGPTMKSPVVEAVDAQANGILQKTIITDIIMTSPITEDIAMNPVSPLGPPPLDTGSEVSIQKQTSLISDAVPPSQITSPSLLIAEKVLESVDVNMAEEPESTQPFSFKRTDTVSQPSPQSTIAERRSVKLPPNIPLNRKESFPRKDSVPSGQSTDVENDAERRTAASESGTPMLEGGEDDDELGAEEARELNLVASVKVAQAKHVPLQEFPILAWNMAAAPEESSRVMVMDDEDRERMLEEFIRPLKREEATRAKFVRFAVAREKVKLDNTVTQLKNSFLSINKKWKDQCSFLDELMKQRGPPPPELYAMPGAIHPVVTPGAVAPTTPAIEEIFNSRSNRRRGLGGDIVATDAEFEEILAGLADNALKDPNLRASKTAAVIPDMIVGPERNLQYNNDNDLVTDPLSFYDNVGVSEPIWTTEERTIFIKRYLAYPKQFGRIADGIPSKTAGECVLYYYRTKKEMDYKGMLAHKRGGGKRKLALKKGAKSSALMQDLTRAKPTVSKDDTTAATPAKGREQPVVLPPGGKRGRGEGGGPGRKKRISQVAIPQTPTPQNEEEEDGHADSASTSRANSEAPSVSSGKAKMRMTVKTAKRPRFSSIPELSTPAQNPPAQLDTTVSTPATEISEHHSLTNPAELAAAALASLADTATSAAQAELLPPVRRAGKRRKIAGEPGPITDPNTPATAVTGGPGAPEKEKPARRSATNSYWSVEERRKVKELVVLHGMDAKLIAAQLKGKSERQVGNFLEGHRTELEALEGSPVRPISRAGGMRISALLNDEPPAEASAQGELGVVPDSIDTASDVTIDERELNVVTEPSPRSLPAGSGPSGGYQPYEQRRDERYSNHTSQSPSLPHVSYSPNAWNGTRPEVPPVHGQTPSMSASALAHRASWESRPSPGHIYTSSTTRFETLPPIRPQPATYDLSCVAHDHTDPLTSHGHDREQSHQQQPQTHDGSQREWEDRKYENAEGLQSTTLPPLRNMEHEGPVQGGAGDGVTDDRNGDQER from the exons ATGTATCCCGACGCTGGTCCTTCTAGACCAGCATCGTATCCACCAAAACCACTCGTAGCCACGCCTGGCCGGTCTCCGAGGTCGGGCCCATCGAGATGGGACGAGTTTGAGCGGGACAGAGACAGAGACAGAGATGCATAT AGTGCAACAACACGACCTTATCCCATACCACCATGGTCCAGTAGGCCACCGCCTCGTCAACCTGTCCGTCCTTACCTAGGCATTGCTTCCCAACCACGTAGTTTTAGCCCTTCGCCCCCTCGAAGATTATACGATCGCGAATGGGAACGAGATAGAGATCGTGAACGTGCTCGAGACCGCGAAAGAGATCGTGAACGTGATTGGGAAAGAGATAGGGATAGATCATATGACGTCCGTGATCGTCTTGCTTTGGATCCCGGATTTCGGTCAGGAGTCGGTGCCGCAGGAGATTTGAATAATCAGCCACCTCGAAGACCTGTCGGGTTTTCTTCTGCACCATCGCGCGCGCCAGATAGGGAAGGCTGGAGTCGAGAAGATCGGCGTTGGGTTGGAGACCGGCGAGATGACCGTGACCGCTACGAACCGCCACCTCGTGGACCTCCTCCTCGGCCTATAGCATCATCCATGCCTCATCGATATCCTTCTGAAAGGCCAAGGTCCCCTCCTTCGGCTCCTCGAGGCCCAAGACCAGTGACAGCTCAACCGCCAGCATCTCTATATCCTCCTCGAATACCTCCAGGGCCCAAGTCTCAAGGCCCTCCAGTGCGGGACGATAGGGACAGAGAATTCGGCCCTCGACGTACCTCTGGACCCAATGGTTTATCTAGTATTAACCTCGTCACAGCACAATCCCTCTCCGCGCAACCCTCTCCAACCCACTCCAAGTTTTCCCCTACCACTGCTTATATACCAAAGGCCCCTAGTTCTGCAAGTGGCTCAAATAGTCCTATCGACCCCAGGCACACAAGAGATTTGGGAAGGCCTCAAAGTTTGCCTCCACGCTCAACAGCACCAAGCTTACTGCCAATCAAGACGGAGATCGAACCGAGACCTGTTCCGGAATCTCAAGACTTAGAAGAGGGTGAGGTGGTGTCTCCTGTACAGACGACTCGTAATCCTTCATGGGATTATCCTGAAGGACGCCGCCGCGCGTGGACTCCACCTAGAGATCGAGATCGAGAGCATTGGGAGCGTGaaagggagagggaaagggaatGGTTACGAGAACGGAATAGAGGCAGAGAACGTGATAGGGATTTAGACAGAAGGCGGCCTAGTCCTGTTTTGAGCTCCTGGGCGAACAAAAGA CGTACGGACGAGCCGGGTGAAGATGGCGAATTGAGGTCATCACAAGCGGAAATCACGACTGAGAAGCAAATTGGGGAGCTGAAGTGGGAGCCTGGACGGACAGATCTGCCGACTACGCCTCCTGTTCCTCCACCCCCATCACTACCTGATGCAGACGAAAGCATGCGCGATGGCACTCCGgtgaaggaagaaaaagaagcTAGTCCTGTTGAGCAGCCGGCCGTTAATCCAGTGCGTGTCACAGCAACGAAGACTGAGGATCCCGTATCATCCGTCCAACTTCCGATCGACATATCGAATGGTCCTACAATGAAGAGCCCTGTAGTCGAAGCAGTCGATGCACAGGCAAATGGCATACTCCAAAAAACTATCATAACGGATATTATCATGACTAGTCCTATTACAGAGGATATCGCCATGAATCCAGTTTCGCCCCTCGGTCCGCCTCCTCTTGATACTGGATCTGAAGTCTCTATTCAAAAGCAAACTTCACTGATTTCTGATGCCGTCCCTCCATCTCAAATCACATCTCCTTCACTTCTAATAGCGGAGAAAGTTTTAGAGTCTGTGGATGTTAATATGGCGGAAGAG CCCGAATCCACCCAGCCATTTTCTTTCAAGCGTACCGACACTGTTTCCCAGCCCTCTCCTCAGTCCACCATAGCTGAACGACGGTCTGTTAAACTTCCTCCAAATATTCCTTTAAATCGCAAAGAATCCTTTCCTCGTAAAGACTCCGTGCCTTCTGGGCAATCTACCGACGTTGAGAATGATGCCGAGCGTAGAACTGCCGCCTCTGAATCAGGCACACCTATGCTTGAAGGCGGGGAGGATGACGATGAATTGGGAGCTGAAGAGGCGCGGGAGTTGAACCTTGTCGCAAGTGTCAAAGTGGCGCAGGCAAAACACGTTCCCTTGCAAGAATTCCCCATTCTGGCATGGAACATGGCTGCGGCCCCCGAGGAATCTTCAAGGGTTATGGTcatggatgatgaggacCGAGAGCGTATGCTGGAGGAGTTTATCCGCCCTTTGAAGCGTGAGGAAGCTACTCGAGCCAAATTTGTTAGGTTTGCTGTGGCTCGTGAAAAGGTCAAGCTGGACAACACTGTCACGCAACTCAAGAACAGCTTTCTTTCCATCAACAAAAAATGGAAGGACCAATGTTCATTCCTCGACGAGCTCATGAAGCAACGCGgacctcctcctcctgaACTTTACGCTATGCCCGGTGCAATCCATCCTGTCGTCACTCCTGGTGCTGTTGCCCCAACCACTCCTGCTATTGAGGAGATCTTCAACTCTCGTTCAAATCGTCGTCGTGGCTTGGGCGGTGATATCGTTGCTACTGATGCCGAATTTGAAGAAATCTTGGCTGGGCTTGCCGACAATGCTCTCAAGGATCCGAATCTCAGAGCTTCAAAAACTGCCGCGGTTATCCCCGATATGATTGTTGGCCCGGAGAGAAACTTGCAATACAACAACGATAACGATCTTGTAACGGatcctctttctttctATGACAATGTTGGTGTCTCCGAACCCATATGGACAACGGAGGAACGAACTATCTTCATCAAACGATACTTGGCCTATCCAAAGCAGTTTGGAAGGATTGCCGATGGAATTCCCAGCAAGACGGCAGGTGAATGTGTGCTGTATTACTACAGGACaaagaaagagatggatTACAAGGGCATGTTGGCACATAAACGAGGTGGTGGAAAAAGGAAGTTGGCACTGAAGAAGGGTGCGAAGAGCTCAGCGTTGATGCAAGATTTGACGAGGGCGAAACCAACAGTGTCCAAGGATGACACGACTGCTGCCACGCCAGCTAAAGGTAGAGAACAGCCAGTGGTGCTTCCACCTGGCGGTAagcgaggaagaggagaagggggaGGACCTGGTAGGAAAAAGAGAATATCGCAAGTTGCGATACCGCAAACGCCTACTCCGCagaatgaagaggaagaagacggcCACGCGGATTCAGCATCAACGTCAAGAGCTAATAGTGAAGCCCCTTCCGTCTCTAGCGGTAAAGCCAAGATGCGTATGACCGTCAAGACTGCCAAGCGACCCCGATTCAGCTCAATTCCCGAACTTTCTACTCCGGCTCAGAACCCTCCAGCTCAGCTTGACACAACTGTCTCAACGCCGGCGACAGAGATCTCTGAGCATCATTCATTGACCAACCCAGCGGAACTCGCTGCTGCCGCTCTGGCCTCTCTGGCAGATACTGCAACGTCTGCAGCTCAAGCTGAATTGCTCCCACCTGTCCGGCGGGCTGGTAAACGACGCAAGATCGCTGGTGAACCTGGTCCTATTACCGATCCCAATACTCCTGCCACCGCCGTTACTGGAGGGCCCGGAGCACCGGAGAAAGAGAAGCCCGCACGGAGATCTGCCACCAATTCTTACTGGTCTGTCGAGGAGAGGCGAAAAGTCAAGGAACTTGTGGTGTTGCATGGTATGGATGCCAAGTTGATTGCAGCGCAATTGAAGGGCAAATCCGAAAGGCAGGTTGGGAACTTTTTGGAAGGTCATAGGACGGAGCTGGAAGCTTTGGAGGGA AGTCCTGTGAGACCCATCTCTAGGGCCGGCGGTATGCGCATTTCTGCTCTTTTGAATGATGAGCCTCCGGCAGAAGCGAGTGCACAGGGTGAACTTGGGGTTGTGCCGGATTCTATAGACACTGCCTCAGATGTGACTATCGATGAACGGGAACTGAATGTCGTAACGGAACCTTCTCCGCGTTCGCTGCCTGCAGGATCTGGCCCTTCCGGGGGTTACCAGCCTTATGAGCAGCGACGCGATGAACGCTATTCGAACCACACTTCTCAATCACCTTCGTTGCCTCACGTGTCTTACTCGCCAAATGCGTGGAACGGTACTCGTCCTGAAGTTCCTCCTGTTCATGGACAAACACCCTCTATGTCTGCGTCGGCATTGGCCCATCGTGCGTCATGGGAGTCTCGCCCCTCACCGGGTCATATCTACACCAGCAGTACCACGAGGTTTGAGACCCTCCCTCCTATTCGCCCCCAACCTGCGACATATGATCTGTCATGTGTTGCGCATGACCATACTGATCCATTAACATCACACGGTCACGATCGAGAGCAGTCtcatcagcagcagccgCAGACACATGACGGTAGTCAAAGAGAGTGGGAAGACAGGAAATATGAGAACGCAGAAGGGCTTCAGTCTACGACGTTGCCGCCGCTAAGGAATATGGAGCATGAAGGACCGGTGCAAGGAGGGGCTGGTGATGGAGTAACAGATGATAGGAACGGTGATCAGGAGAGATAA
- a CDS encoding Hypothetical Protein (Similar to TIGR gene model, INSD accession AAW41260.1): MPPVITSVVWFAQNAQYIMTFVLGGTALVFSCLAYLILRWVLPNPFSGLFSSSKSSPNRKPTKTKGKTPNIKKTTFRRRVTRNNSGLVDSVLTMMGTGLIICSVISAIICAYSLTSQGCEALRYLGLIEWLPWKTGLRCYHSRWDWVGEFVGELLLTLLQKSEYGAAAIKTIENM, translated from the exons ATGCCTCCGGTCATCACTTCTGTCGTCTGGTTTGCCCAAAATGCTCAGTATATT ATGACATTCGTTTTAGGAGGGACAGCATTAGTCTTTTCATGCCTGGCATACTTGATACTGCGTTGGGTACTGCCAAATCCTTTCTCGGGCTtattctcttcttcaaaatCATCCCCTAACAGAAAACCTACAAAGACAAAGGGCAAAACACCAAACATAAAGAAGACTACATTCAGAAGAAGGGTTACCAGAAACAATTCTGGGCTGGTGGATAGCGTACTTACCATGATGGGAACCG GCCTGATTATTTGTTCAGTCATTTCAGCAATTATATGCGCATACTCCTTGACTTCCCAGGGATGTGAAGCTTTGAGATATCTAGGATT GATTGAGTGGCTGCCCTGGAAGACCGGTTTAAGATGCTACCATTCACGCTGGGACTG GGTGGGAGAGTTCGTAGGAGAGCTGCTCCTTACACTGCTGCAAAAGTCTGAATATGGTGCTGCAGCAATCAAAACGATTGAAAACATGTAG
- a CDS encoding Hypothetical Protein (Similar to TIGR gene model, INSD accession AAW40655.1), whose protein sequence is MEAAPLALKILHISPLTLIPTWNPDASVLIPPIPLPPPPPPPGFSFSPTPNYPPPFGSIPLGSKLDFRIGLENVHRQRHGMHGVRMMVEVQSGSGRVRLGEAIHGQMSDTTGEPPLQGGQESQLPELKFGEMVELEVESEMKDLGLGVVIVSVAWETLDGRKTLQRFFKFNIITPLGIKTRVQIPSHPNSTLSLSLREQTYLEVFMQNASLESMLISGISLEPVEGLKVNKIGGSQMDSEELAVGGTRQYLFMVESSPPNDDEIAKQDKSTFPPTYPAGAVLPLGRLLVEWISGPYHTPGKLLTSMLNRRAPAPRLPSITQPQPTPTRTLSAAPPTPSKAPTALDVGSRTLATPRRGLSPNPDSISSTPLPPPSPKWEFDLTLAGSRNVPLQSEWYLTFNLAVRSATPIPDPSEEQSAPTLPRLGIQYLTTVEPSLMDGAQLERGQSRQSMQGNPQMMLSPPSRTSTPASPSPSSAGRPLSPFTTTSTASTSIAGISGMSRPSTPLRAELKSAVGSMIGPNPFASPLFKKIQSVPNDEEEERESRASFPPTASVLPNPDYKASTSLDKSAGPVQIYHVGSSLILPVFPPLTPKFENLGPRPLSVAGSEKKEKESQKVAKKYWETSVQWQWKFIGFDEGLGVLGGARVLIFEGEDGGVIGREWDCLGDITVS, encoded by the exons ATGGAAGCGGCACCGCTTGCTCTCAAGAT TCTACATATATCTCCTTTGACTCTCATTCCAACATGGAATCCAGATGCATCCGTTCTTATCCCTCCTATCCCTCTCCCGCCGCCTCCGCCTCCCCCAGGATTCAGTTTTTCGCCCACGCCCAACTATCCACCGCCCTTCGGCTCAATTCCGCTAGGCTCTAAGCTTGACTTCAGAATAGGCCTCGAGAACGTCCATCGGCAGCGACATGGGATGCATGGAGTAAGGATGATGGTGGAGGTCCAATCGGGGTCAGGCCGAGTGCGATTGGGCGAGGCCATACATGGCCAAATGTCCGACACTACTGGCGAACCACCGCTTCAAGGAGGACAGGAAAGTCAGTTGCCAGAGCTCAAGTTTGGCGAAATGGTTGAGCTGGAGGTTGAGAGTGAGATGAAGGATCTTGGATTGGGGGTCGTGATCGTAAGCGTAGCTTGGGAGACACTGGATGGACGAAAGACACTCCAAAGGTTCTTCAAATTCAAC ATTATAACACCGCTCGGGATCAAGACCCGGGTTCAGATACCCTCTCATCCCAATTCAACATTGTCGCTTTCTCTGCGGGAGCAGACATACCTCGAGGTATTCATGCAGAACGCGTCCCTCGAAAGTATGCTCATATCTGGGATATCACTGGAACCAGTAGAAGGCTTGAAGGTGAACAAAATAGGAGGCTCGCAGATGGACAGCGAGGAGCTTGCAGTAGGAGGCACGAGGCAATACCTATTTATGGTTGAGTCGTCTCCACCAAATGACGACGAAATTGCGAAGCAAGACAAGTCTACATTTCCCCCAACATACCCAGCGGGCGCAGTACTCCCTCTTGGAAGACTATTGGTTGAATGGATTTCGGGTCCATATCATACCCCCGGCAAACTCCTCACTTCTATGCTCAATCGTCGCGCCCCTGCGCCCCGGCTTCCTTCAATCACTCAACCTCAACCTACACCCACCCGAACACTGAGCGCAGCCCCGCCTACTCCCAGCAAAGCGCCAACAGCTCTTGATGTTGGCTCTAGGACACTTGCCACACCTCGACGAGGGCTTAGCCCCAATCCCGATTCTATATCTTCCACCCCTCTGCCGCCTCCTTCACCAAAGTGGGAATTCGACTTGACTTTGGCTGGGTCACGAAACGTTCCTTTACAGTCCGAATGGTATCTCACCTTCAACCTTGCAGTGCGGTCGGCAACCCCAATCCCGGATCCCTCAGAGGAACAGTCGGCGCCTACACTACCACGATTAGGTATACAGTACTTGACCACAGTCGAGCCATCTCTTATGGATGGTGCGCAATTGGAAAGAGGCCAGAGTAGACAGTCAATGCAAGGCAATCCGCAGATGATGCTCTCTCCACCATCCCGTACTTCGACTCCCGCTtcaccttcaccatcttccgCCGGCCGGCCACTGTCGCCGTTCACAACAACTTCAACAGCATCAACATCAATCGCTGGTATCTCCGGAATGAGCAGACCTAGTACTCCATTAAGAGCAGAGTTGAAATCCGCAGTGGGCAGCATGATTGGGCCGAATCCTTTTGCAAGCCCTCTCTTCAAAAAGATACAGAGCGTCCCTAAtgacgaggaggaggagagggaatCTAGGGCGTCCTTCCCTCCAACGGCTAGTGTGCTACCCAACCCCGATTACAAAGCTTCCACATCTCTAGACAAAAGCGCGGGCCCCGTGCAAATTTACCACGTCGGATCATCACTCATCTTGCCCGTTTTCCCGCCTCTTACTCCCAAATTTGAGAATCTCGGGCCACGCCCGTTATCTGTTGCAGGGTcagaaaagaaagagaaggaaagcCAGAAAGTAGCAAAGAAGTATTGGGAGACGAGTGTGCAGTGGCAATGGAAGTTTATTGGATTTGATGAGGGACTTGGAGTGCTGGGAGGTGCGAGGGTATTGATCTTtgaaggtgaagatggaggagtGATTGGGCGGGAGTGGGACTGTCTGGGGGATATCACAGTGTCCTAA
- a CDS encoding Hypothetical Protein (Similar to TIGR gene model, INSD accession AAW40654.1), with amino-acid sequence MESAQPSSASATNPAAANSIASLLYHDGPAHEADNHGLIDYLQSHGDYANDINHYHAQPSHGHGQRSPSPPNPSIPIPSSLNRLANTALAHYVPPAIPPLPGAIDEAAVAAAVDYGDRGEMGGKRRKLPHQRAGWADMENSQSKKRRTRKSEDAPHLVGSNAGGSASPAASQRASAGVQGEVQMSAGQDLSSLTELSRMALEGVTGETLQNQEVQDPKPQQGTHEIDPTLASVHEPRPAPPEPPVSNEKLSRAEQNKRAQQAFRRRREEHMKKLEAESAQLQVVLKQCQEKDLIIKDLVLGQQTDKIRVAALESLIKHLAPHVNIPLLTPEGELNIPEDPIATSGPSGDDSVVDVGERRSDPDLERAFDVLERQSREVAKVNFKL; translated from the exons ATGGAGTCAGCTCAACCTTCCTCAGCGTCAGCCACCAATCCAGCTGCTGCCAACTCCATTGCATCTCTTTTGTATCACGATGGCCCTGCCCATGAGGCAGACAACCATGGGTTAATTGACTATCTGCAGTCGCACGGCGACTATGCCAATGACATCAACCACTACCATGCCCAGCCATCCCACGGCCACGGCCAACGTAGTCCGTCTCCTCCTAATCCATCCATTCCTATTCCTTCCAGCCTTAATCGTTTGGCAAACACAGCTCTAGCTCATTACGTGCCGCCTGCCATCCCTCCATTGCCAGGAGCCATCGACGAGGCTGCTGTAGCCGCGGCCGTCGATTATGGAGACAGGGGCGAGATGGGcgggaagaggagaaagcTCCCCCACCAGCGCGCCGGTTGGGCTGATATGGAGAATTCTCAAAGTAAAAAGAGACGCACTCGCAAGTCTGAAGACGCGCCTCACCTCGTCGGCTCCAATGCTGGTGGATCTGCTTCTCCTGCCGCGTCCCAAAGGGCTAGTGCCGGCGTCCAGGGTGAAGTCCAGATGTCTGCTGGCCAGGACTTGAGCTCCCTCACAGAATTGAGCAGGATGGCTCTTGAAGGTGTCACCGGCGAGACTCTCCAAAATCAGGAAGTTCAAGATCCTAAGCCCCAACAGGGCACACATGAGATTGACCCAACTTTGGCCTCCGTTCACGAGCCTAGACCAGCTCCTCCTGAGCCTCCCGT CAGTAACGAGAAGCTTTCTCGAGCCGAGCAGAACAAGCGCGCTCAGCAAGCTTTCCGACGAAGGCGTGAAGAACACATGAAGAAACTTGAAGCCGAGTCGGCCCAATTGCAGGTCGTCCTAAAGCAGTGCCAGGAAAAGGACCTCATTATCAAGGATCTTGTTCTC GGCCAGCAAACAGATAAGATCCGAGTTGCTGCTCTCGAATCCCTCATCAAGCATCTTGCTCCTCATGTCAACATCCCACTCCTTACCCCCGAGGGCGAGCTTAACATTCCAGAAGACCCTATTGCTACTTCTGGTCCTTCTGGAGACGATTCTGTGGTTGACGTTGGCGAGAGAAGAAGTGACCCTGATCTTGAGAGGGCCTTTGATGTTCTTGAAAGGCAGAGTAGGGAGGTTGCAAAGGTGAACTTCAAGTTGTAA
- a CDS encoding Hypothetical Protein (Similar to TIGR gene model, INSD accession AAW41407.1) produces MTNLFEGLYHTVQGILQSIIAVFQSFFNVIYSLVHGVVSLVWNVLESIAEFVGASVHFVISNILIIGLIVLGVVLYNDRNKRGTLGNDLKKKVQ; encoded by the exons ATGACGAACCTTTTTGAAGGCCTTTACCATACTGTTCAG GGCATTTTGCAAAGCATAATCGCTGTTTTCCAGTCATTCTTCAACGTGATTTATTCTCTTGTGCATGGCGTGGTGTCCTTGGTCTGGAACGTCTTGGAAAGCATCGCTGAATTTGTTGGAGCTTCCGTACACTTTGTGATCT CGAACATCCTGATTATCGGACTAATCGTGCTTGGCGTGGTCCTTTACAACGATCGTAACAAGAGAGGCACGTTGGGCAACgatttgaagaagaaagtACAGTAG
- a CDS encoding uncharacterized protein (Similar to TIGR gene model, INSD accession AAW40651.1) → MSNTADSETQVITADGMATPAGKSSIGKGRIAVDMDDVLCQTNATIVQMHNELFGLDPPLTLDDFENYLYWMNRGWGNPEETSKLYQNGLYMRAPPVPGAKEALQKLKDMGYCLIIITARSESQREGTEDWIMEFLPDIFDEIHFTGAFQDLEPTKEEHEGHAARKAIVSHKKRSKAEIIHNTSSLFLIDDSAENAYDIATSCYAHPHATKVLLFGAYPWNAVVRSPESTFPIEKMTYVAKKEKGLLGESEKLRKDKIQKGWLPEGVIRVNGWNDVLKWVEAFDKNGGAQGNQVKKV, encoded by the exons ATGTCCAACACGGCCGATTCAGAAACACAGGTCATCACCGCAGATGGGATGGCCACCCCTGCGGGGAAGAGCAGCATTGGCAAGGGTAGAATCGCGGTCGATATGGATGATGTCCTCTGTCAGACAAACGCTACGATCGTCCAAA TGCACAATGAACTCTTCGGACTTGATCCTCCTTTAACCCTCGACGACTTTGAGAATTACCTCTACTGGATGAACCGTGGTTGGGGAAATCCTGAGGAGACA TCAAAACTCTATCAGAATGGCCTTTACATGCGGGCGCCGCCTGTACCAGGTGCTAAAGAAGCCCTTCAAAAGCTTAAGGACATGGGTTACTG TCTTATCATCATCACGGCCAGATCGGAGAGTCAGAGAGAAGGGACTGAAGACTGGATCATGGAATTTCTCCCTGATA TTTTTGACGAGATCCACTTTACTGGTGCCTTTCAAGATCTTGAACCCACCAAGGAGGAACATGAAGGCCATGCAGCTCGAAAGGCTATCGTTTCTCACAAGAAGCGCAGTAAAGCCGAA ATCATCCACAACACTTCATCGTTGTTTCTCATTGACGATTCTGCGGAGAATGCCTACGACATTGCCACTTCATGCTACGCCCACCCTCACGCTACCAAAGTCCTCCTTTTCGGCGCTTACCCCTGGAATGCTGTCGTTCGATCCCCCGAATCAACCTTTCCTATTGAAAAGATGACCTACGTTGCtaagaaggaaaagggatTGTTGGGTGAGAGTGAAAAGTTGAGAAAGGACAAGATTCAAAAAGGGTGGTTACCGGAGGGGGTTATTCGAGTGAATGGATGGAACGATGTACTCAAGTGGGTGGAAGCATTTGATAAGAATGGGGGAGCGCAGGGAAACCAGGTTAAGAAGGTATAG